Below is a window of Undibacterium sp. YM2 DNA.
GTAAAAGCCCATGGCGGGCAGAACCAGTACACCTGCTTCACGCGCCGGGCTGTCAAAGTTCTCCAAGGTATCATGGGCGCTCATTTGCTCTGCGCTGACATCGAGATAATGCACGCGATTGCGTATGGCTGCGGCAGCAAGCTGGTTGGCTGTTTCCAGGAAGGGGCCAGAGCAATTGATCAGGGCGGCAACGCCTTGCAAGGCCTGATTCAGCGCGGCATCATCAGCGATTGAAACGCAGCGGGTCTGGATGCCGCGACTTTCAAAGCCAGCAGCGGCCAGCTTGCCGCTATCGCGGGCCAGGGCGACAGGCACCATGCCGCGCCGGATCAGTTCATCCACCACAAAGCGACCGGTATGTCCGGTAGCACCAAAAACAGCAACTTTGTTATTGACTGGGGTATTCATATGTTGACTCCATGTTTGTTATTCAATTTCTACGATACAGACCGGTATGTTTTATAAGATACATACAGGTCTGTAGCATGTCAAGCAATCATGCTATAATTTTTTCCATGAATACTTCAAAGACCGCCAGCGCGTCTGCACCCTCAGAGGTAAAAGAACGCATACTTGAAACAGCTTCCCGGCTTTTCTATAGCCAGGGTGTCAGGGCCGTGGGCGTGGATCTGGTGGCAGAGCAGGCTGACGTCGCAAAAACCAGCATCTATCGTCACTTTGGTACCAAGGACGATCTCATTGCCGCTTTTTTACAACGCGAAGATGAAAACTTCTGGCAATGCTGGGGCGATGTCCACCAGCGCCATGCTAATGATGCCGCTGCCGAGCTTGATGCGCATTTCCAGTGGATAGGTGAACGGGTGGCCCGCCCTAACTACCGCGGGTGCCCGCAAATCAATGTGGCGGCAGAATTTCCTGACCAGGACCACCCTGCCCGCCAGGTTGCCTACAAACATAAACATGAGCTGCGGCGCAGGCTCAAAGATATCGCAGTACGCCTGAATGCCAAACGCCCGGATGAACTGGCTGGCCAGTTGGCGGTGCTGATCAACGGTGCTTTTGTCAGCTCACAAATGTTTTTTGAAGGTGAAGCCACAGCGTTGCTAACTGCAACAGCACATGCGCTGCTTGC
It encodes the following:
- a CDS encoding TetR/AcrR family transcriptional regulator, with the protein product MNTSKTASASAPSEVKERILETASRLFYSQGVRAVGVDLVAEQADVAKTSIYRHFGTKDDLIAAFLQREDENFWQCWGDVHQRHANDAAAELDAHFQWIGERVARPNYRGCPQINVAAEFPDQDHPARQVAYKHKHELRRRLKDIAVRLNAKRPDELAGQLAVLINGAFVSSQMFFEGEATALLTATAHALLAAAKA